DNA sequence from the Schistocerca americana isolate TAMUIC-IGC-003095 chromosome 2, iqSchAmer2.1, whole genome shotgun sequence genome:
TGCTTCATGAAACTGTTGTTAATGATCTCTTGTACTTCATTACTGGTACATGTTGCCCAGGATTGGACCCTACTTATTCACTTCCCGTCGGCTTGCTTAGTTGGCTGTTTACGTTATTTGGGGTGCATACACTCGGCAGCTCTCGCTGCTGTATGTCTGTCGGCGCTATTTCCTCCAACCGCAGCTCCACTACTTAATGTTCCTGTTCAAGTTAAGTTTATACTTGGAATAATTCTGAATCTTTATCCTTAGCTTAAGCAAATTTTGATGTGCCTTGGGGTCCCAACATATAACTTAAACTGTTGTAAATGAATTATTCTTTTCTTATTGGAAAACATGTTAAATCTTCAATTGATGTGTGTTTCTGGGTTTAAAATTATCTTGCCTAGATATTGGTGttaaattgtttttcattgttttaagtatGGTTTTAGGTTTTTAATCAGTCAAGTTTAAATCATATTTTATTCTCAGCATTTGGTGATTAATGCCATTCTGATCTGTTTTGGTATTGTTTAGATTTACGTGTGCCTTTAGTACGGCTTTACCCTTATTACATTTTGTGTCTTGTATGGTCCGTGCCTTGCCTCAAAGAATATTAAATCATCTTGGGTTGAAGTTAACTTTAAATTCTCTGTAAACTATTTAAACTGATATTGAATTTTAAATGAGAATCTCATTGCTTggcttttaattaattaaaaatctaAATAAAAGCTTAACTGGTTGTTATGTGAttgaaacaaggaaaataaatttgttttccactagtgaatgaagtatttaaaatCTCTACTGGTCGAGCCCTTCCCGGTTTCCCTTCCTGGCTGAATTAAGAGGCCATAATTATCACCATTTCAATTGTAAACGTCCACTTCAGTTTCACTGACTGGTGTCAAGACCTGGCTCTCGTGTTAAAGACGCATTACGTCAAAAATATGTGTGACTGAGTGTGACATCATGGATGACATTGTGAAAAAGGTTGAATAGGTATGAAAATGTTAGAAGGGGTGCGGGAGCCATTCGAAATTTTCACCTGGCGTGATAAAATCTCTGAAGACAGCCCTGTTTGAGGGTGATCTTGGGTCCAGCTATCTGTCCAGCGCAGTGAAACTCAGGGTGTGAGACAAAAAGTAAAGGTGATGCACGTTTCTGAAGATAGAAATAACGTAATATTTTTTCAATAGTTGTGTGTGAGTATTCGTCCTTCTCGTAAGTAGTATCCTCTCCAGAAGCGTTATCCATTTTGTAAAGAGTGGCAGTATATCATATAAAACTAATGCTTTCATTTATCAGGTCACAACATCCAATATTGCTTCTTCGATAGAAGTTCTTTGTTATGCAGATTTAACGTACAGAAAACAATCTTTGTTACTGAGCAACTAATCTGGGGCATGGTCACCTAACTCCAACTGTAGGTTGCCTGTCTTACAGCTTCCAAGGGCAACAAATGTGTGATGCTTAGTGTGTCACATACTTatagaccaaatttaaaaatttgaaatgccgTCGTAATACACTCATTAAGAGAGCTAAACTTATTTTAAGGTTTTAACAGACTAAGCCAAGTATTACAGTTAGGAACTGTGTATATACCTGTAGGCAGAACAAGTCACTCACTGCGCACAAACCGACGAGGGTGCCCACACCAGGGGAGCAGACGGGGTCAACCCTCCCCTCTAGCTTTCAGGGAAAGGAAAACATTTAGTGTAGTCAGATGTTTTTCTTTCGAGAAAATGGTTCAAAGGACGGAAATACGTAGGTTTTTAACAGTTTCGgaactggaaatttttttttggCTAATTACAAGtcgccatttgtcttccaaaacattaagcATACTGCAACACTGCATACCCCCatgtattacccccccccccccctcaaactatCGTATTACTTACGCTTAACGTCGAATACTTAACACATTTACTCACTTCGAAActtatcagacgtttgaagctgttttacacacgGGAATTCGACTCTTCAAAGTGTCCAGGGTTTAATGGTACCTAATTAAGACAGCAGTGAAGCTAGGTCGGTAATAATACCACAGCATCATATTGACACTAcgttttttcattgtatttaatgaATTCTTACAGTGAAATAAGAACATGACTAGAGTATATTTTAATTCAGCAGTTCACAGAAACAAGGATGTAAAACTACGAAATTAACTCAAACAAAAACCAGGGTACTTTGGTACGATTTAAATCTACCAAGTGGGTTTTGCTGTTACAGTACTAATTACGTACTTAATTAGATCACACCCTATATCCACAATGGATTTCTTTCAGACATGTTGTAAATATAGTACAGCGTTGATGGTGTTATCAGTAGCTGTAGTTGGAGTATTCTTTCTACATTACGCACTAGATGGCAGGCCGATCATAGCATGGAATAACCGAAGCAGTTCGTCCACGTCGACGCCGTTGTCTAGTAAGTGCTGCTTCAGTTCTCGGTACTCCGGCACTGCCAGTAAGTTCAGTACGACTTGCTGCAAAAGGCAAACAAAAGCAAAGAGTTAGTTTTGGTGGGGATGGGACACGCGAATGTCTACCAGCAAATAAGACTTTTGATAGCAACTCACCATAAACTCAGGAGCTCTCATCCTGTCGTACATCTCTTTGAATTCTGCACTGGTCTGGAGTTTCTCCTGGCAAAGTGCTTCAAGCTCCTCCTCTGGAAGGATGGCTATGATATCGTCGACCATACTAGACAGGCTTCGACACTGCTTCGTGTCAGAAGGCGGTGTTAGCTCCGGAATGCCAATTAAATTGTGTACCCAGTTGATGTAGTAGTAGACATCCAAGCCCGAGTCGTACATATAGTCCAAAAACTGCAAAGGAAGACATTAATGGATCACTGTGCTTGGACTGAAGCTTATGCTGTTCTTGCTGCTTACATGAGTTGCCGTGTACTCACGTCAATGTACTCTGGAATTTCCTCGAGGGCGAGGAGTGTCTCCTTGAAATCCTCAGACTTGACGAAGGCGACGACTGCCTGCAGCTCAGTGTCATTGGCCAGGTGATCCTGTACAATGGCACGGACTTGGTCCATAGGAATGAGGTCAAAGAAGTCTTGGAAGTCATCCTCTAGGGTCCGTTCGTCTCTCGTAATCACTTTGGCTGCAGGTGCGCTATCGATAAGTCCTTCCATTTTGTCAGAACCTGTGACAGGAAATGAAGATATGTTGTTCACAGCTAACATTAAAATGTTACACAACCAGCAAACGTTCTCGGAGGACAGTGATGCATACGCATGCTTTACATCTTCCAGTTCTGACCATATATACTTGTGTTACTAACACTGTGTTAGGAGTAATATACTGCCGGCCACCCAATATGCAATTGCAGTATCCAAATAACGTAAAATTTGCAACATGCGCTAGAGGCGACAAAGGATTCACATGATTATCATTTCAGCACAGGCACTCTTTACGGGCGCCAATAGCGCCACCTGGAAGCGCCATATAAAGGGGGAACAGACGGCTGTGTGGATGTATTGGAATTTTATAGTTCTTCCATGCCGTTGTTTTGCGTATGTAGCCTCACTGAAGACAGCAAGCATCTTTCGAGCACGTTTCAGAGTTCGATAGAGGAAGAATAACTGCCTATAGGCATTGCATTCGCGTGCAGAACAGACGAATAGACGGTACTGCATGAGAAATGATAATGggaattctgacagacacaaacacaagCGTAAGATTCAGAGGAGCACCATCAGTAGAGATTGAGATAAAGACATTCGTCAAACAAGAAGATACAGTCACCAACCTTGTTCATAATAGCACTGGAAGAAGTGGTCAGACAGTGGAGAGCAACAAAAGAGGAAATTTAAGTACCAAAGGCGCACATGTATCTTAGGTAGGGCCCATCTACATAGAAAAATATATAAaggttcgtttgttcaaaatcgcaTATTTCCGAAAGTTCTTCATCGATTGCTTAGAAATTTttacacaacgttgcattcgaatacgcatGTGTTTTTATAAACCATTTTCAATAtatgttacaaataaataaatacgtaacatataaaagagaaacattatttccaaaaaatatcaaaaattctGAGTTGTGCGacaaaaacgaaagttggtaggtctgttctattcaaatttcgcgtcagtcgcacaagagtggcgctagtaacgtcactatgaggatgcaaatcagatttgttttaaatacaagctgtaacggttgtgagcgttatttACCTCTTAGATTAGGTGTGGTGAGTTAACATTAGTCAAGAATACCTGTAGGGCGACGAAGACGCCGTTATCGACATCTCACTGAGTACAGAAAAGGTCGTGTAACAtgactacgagaaactggatgttccttctgcgatgctgcagaaagacttttAGCCGGTATATAGCCTCTGtgcatgatttctggcagcggcggtcacgatAGTGTACGgctgcaagaagactgggctctggacgaCCATGTGGTACCACTGAAATGTAAGGCCATCGTTttcagcatatggctctggcacatcgcactacatctgcagcagcaatctgagcagcagttggcgcaaTAGTGGCGCCACGAATTGCTACAAATCAGTCACTTAATGGACTGCTGCAAGCCAGAGGCCCTGGAGTGTGCATTccgctgactccaaaccaccgccatttgcagctTCAGCggtgtcaatcgagagctcattTGAGGCCAAGGTGGAGGGAGGTCTgtgctgttttctgatgaaagctcgttctgcGTCGATGTCATCCATGTGCTGGttaaaaggaggccagttgaagacctgcaaccaacctgtctttgCGCTAGACACACTGGCCTCGCATCTGGAGTTATGGAATGGGGTGCGATTTAGTacaacaacaggagcactctcgtggttatcctgtGCATCCTGGCTGAAAATTCGTGCGTCAGTCTGGTGACaccacttgttgtgctgccattcatgaacagcattccagggtgttttccaacaggataacgctcacccatgtaccgctgttgtaactcaatagGCTCTACAAAATATCGACATATTGCCTAGGCCAGCTTggtcaccagatcagtctccagttgagcacatgtgggacatcaacggacgacaattccagcgccatccacaaccagcattaaccattcaTGTATTGAACAACAAGGGGAGACAGGCATGGGGCTCCATCCCACAACTGACATACGTGGCTAGTGCTATATAATGCATGCaggtttgcatgtttgcattcaacattctggcagttattcCAGtttttaatgtatcagcatttcacatctgctctggaaccgcgcggccactacgttcgcaggttcgaatcctgcctcggacatggatgtgtgtgatgtagttaggttagtaaggtttaagtagttctaagttctaggggactgatgacctcagaagttaagtcccatagtgctcagagccatttgaatcatttttcacatctgcaatggcttatctcgcgcgtacattaacctgtgatctcgcaatgttaatcactgaaatactttacctagacaaatgtgttaccgaaattccattactctaaTTACTTGTAGGTACTGGGATTTTTTCACGTTTGTGTATATAATAGTGAAACATTGTTAGCGAACAGGAAGTTGTATTAAAGGTTTACCGGCTTCTGAAAGGAattctactacagaatctgaatatgCAAAACAATAAATAAGActgaaggtcagagagagggggaaggggagagtATATGGACTGAGGGATGGGAAAAAATTGAGATAGAAAGTGGAAAGGAGGTGATCGacggagagagggggcaggagaagatggagagagatgagggaagaggagaaagatatggacagagagatggagagagaaggtgacaggccggccggagtggccgagcggttctaggccctacagtccggaactgcgcgaccgctacggtcgcaggttcgaatcctgcctcgggcatggatgtgtgtgatgtccttaggttaattaggtttaagtagttctaagttctaggggactgatgaccttagaagttaagtcccatagtgctcagagccacttggaccattttttttttttttaaggtgacaGAAGGAGAGAAGgataaggaggaggagatgggcaaagggAGGCGCAGAAGGAGATGACAGAGACAAGGGAGAGCAGGAGGCTGGGGCGAATAtctaattcccatacatattagaaacgtgtgctttctcttttcttttttttccatttaactAGACTGAGCCATGGCAACGAGTGTCTGGGAACAGCTggtatacaataataataataataataatgtatctgTAGACGCAAAATCAGACAAGGCAAGGGTGGGGAATGCGGTACCATATGCGGCTGAGACGATAACACTACATTGCGTTCGAATATGTGTGGGATTTTATACACCTGCTAAAATGCCACATATAATATATTTATATGTACTAATTATAGAGGAAAtcaataaaaaagtaaatattcatttgtaaaaaatcgttaatctccgaaagttcttcaccgattgttTTTTGGGACTCAAGCAGGTGTACAAAAACATCCGCGAATTCGAAAGCAACGTCGTGTCAATATTTTAAAGGAATCAATGAATAACTTTCAGGAATTTGAGATTTTGAACAAAGAACTTGAGATTTTTGCTAAAAACGTATTCTCTttaatatgtgacatatatttacACATGCCATATGGCACTCCAGCAGGTTGGTAATCGATTAAAAACTTTCTGAAATTTACGATTTTGAACATACTAACGTTTACATTTTTGGTTATGTACATTTTATAAACgaacatttacatctatatacGGACATTAGAAAACTACTGAGGAAGAAAGAGATGATGAGAGATGGAGGTGAAGACCTAGTGAGGAACTGTACTGTAGAAATCAAACTGGAAAGGTCAAAATTTTTGGGACTTGAGATCACGATGAATATGGATAGAACGACCAAAACAGTATATAAAACAAAGGGTAGAACAAGAGGAAGTAAGGGAAAAACGGGTTTTTGAACTAAGGGAATTGGTCGTAATTAGGGATCAAGGTGGAATAGAAGGAGAATTGAAAAAGCAAATACACCACGACCAATGTGCCAGAGATCAACGACAGATAAAGATAGAGGAAAAGCATAAAAGTCACCAGTGCAACATTCAAGGGAAGAGgatactgaagatctcggaagaaggaCAAGAGAAAAAAGAGAAAGGATGAAGATGTTCTGGGAGGAAAAGAAGAAAGTGTAATGCATGAAGGAGATCCTGTGATCCTACAAATGCTGTAacgaaagaagaggaagaaagaatGTCTTATGACAGAGCAGCAAAATTACTAAATTTCTTTGTAAGATTTGAATATAGAACTAATCTATGCCAGTGCAACAGTTTTTAAACTTTGTGTTTACGTTTTGCCTACAAAGACAATTCAACTGAAATTCCGAAGGCCTGGTCAGTTTGTAGTGTCGAACATTCTGGACTTGTACGTACCTGATGGCAGGCCGATCATTGCGTGGAACAACCGCAGCAGCTGGTCCACGTCGACGCCATTGTCCAGTAGATGCTGCTTCAGTTCTCGGTACTCTGGCACTGCCAGCAAGTTTATCACGACTTGCTGCAAAGGACACAGAATGAAGGAAGAGTCAACTTTAAAGAATGTGAAACAGACGAATGCCTACCAGCGAATAAGATTTTTGGCAGTAGCTCACCATAAACTCAGGGGATGTCATCCTGTCGTACATCTCCTTGAATTCTGGACTGGTCTGGAGCTTCTCCTGGCAAAGTGCTTCAAGCTCCTCCTCTGGAAGGATGGCTATGATATCGTCGACCATACTGGACAGGCTTCGAGATGGCGTAGATGGCGTCGCATCAGAAGGTGGTGTTAACTGAGGTATGCCAATTAAATCGTGCACCCAGTTGATATAGTAGTAGACGTCGAGGCCAGACTCATACATGTAATTGAGAAACTGCAACAGAAGATTACTGATTACCATGGAGGGTGGATGTGCGCTCTTTTATGAACTACAGGTCATAAAGTTATAATTACCGCCGCGGAAAAAATAGGTACATAATTTTTTTTGCTGGTAGCTGCAATTTGCTGTCGTGGTACCCACTGAAATGTCTGTACTAGTAacgagagtaaaaaaaaaatggcgcaGCTCACCGATATAACGAAGTATCGTGCAGTGATTCGTTTCCAGTATTTGAAGCGCaacaacgctgcaacaatccatgTTGAGTTGATGGAAGTCTACGGCAATAGCGCATTATGAAACACTGtcgagtcacgttaatgtgaccacccgtcgaaaacctgaacaaccaccttttgcagcgtgtaCGACAGGAATGTGGAGTCATGGAGACTCAAACCATGGCCAGTGTGCTAGGTTTCTCGTTGAGGATCAATGGCGCAAACAGCCCCGTCGAGGTGCTCCCACATATTCTCGACTGGATTGAAAtccggcgagtttggtggccagaggattacgctaaactcattctggtgctcttcaatca
Encoded proteins:
- the LOC124593999 gene encoding uncharacterized protein LOC124593999; this encodes MDRCGRYGTTGDITEEEHRETEREIHRVLSTTTRAERKTTERKSTERTVINMTGRDIDVGAILAVKVGLNFAPESRRKAIPIPLTAAHTRSLEDDFQDFFDIIPMDQVRAIVQDHLANDTELQAVVAFVKSEDFKETLLALEEIPEYIAFLNYMYESGLDVYYYINWVHDLIGIPQLTPPSDATPSTPSRSLSSMVDDIIAILPEEELEALCQEKLQTSPEFKEMYDRMTSPEFMQVVINLLAVPEYRELKQHLLDNGVDVDQLLRLFHAMIGLPSGSDKMEGLIDSAPAAKVITRDERTLEDDFQDFFDLIPMDQVRAIVQDHLANDTELQAVVAFVKSEDFKETLLALEEIPEYIDFLDYMYDSGLDVYYYINWVHNLIGIPELTPPSDTKQCRSLSSMVDDIIAILPEEELEALCQEKLQTSAEFKEMYDRMRAPEFMQVVLNLLAVPEYRELKQHLLDNGVDVDELLRLFHAMIGLPSSA